The Yersinia intermedia genome window below encodes:
- the malG gene encoding maltose ABC transporter permease MalG, protein MAMVQPKSQRLRLWGTHFLMLCFIALIMFPLLMVITISLRPGNFATGSLIPDQISWEHWKLALGMSVTHADGSVTPPPFPVMLWLWNSIKIAVITAIGIVTLSTTCAYAFARMRFRGKSTLLKGMLIFQMFPAVLSLVALYALFDRIGQYLPFIGLNTHGGVIFAYMGGIALHVWTIKGYFETIDNSLEEAAALDGATPWQAFRLVLLPLSVPILAVVFILSFIAAITEVPVASLLLRDVNSYTLAVGMQQYLNPQNYLWGDFAAAAVLSAIPITAVFLLAQRWLVGGLTAGGVKG, encoded by the coding sequence ATGGCAATGGTTCAACCTAAATCCCAGCGTTTGCGTCTATGGGGCACGCATTTTCTAATGTTGTGCTTTATCGCGCTGATTATGTTCCCGTTACTGATGGTAATTACTATCTCGCTGCGGCCCGGCAACTTTGCGACCGGTAGCCTGATCCCAGATCAGATTTCATGGGAACACTGGAAACTGGCGCTGGGTATGAGTGTGACTCACGCTGATGGTAGCGTAACCCCACCGCCGTTCCCGGTGATGTTGTGGTTATGGAACTCCATCAAGATTGCGGTCATTACCGCCATTGGGATTGTCACGCTCTCCACTACCTGTGCTTACGCCTTTGCCCGCATGCGTTTTCGCGGTAAAAGCACCCTGCTGAAAGGCATGTTGATCTTCCAGATGTTCCCAGCAGTGCTGTCACTGGTGGCGTTATATGCTTTATTCGATCGTATCGGGCAGTATCTGCCATTTATCGGGCTGAATACCCACGGCGGGGTGATTTTTGCTTATATGGGCGGCATCGCCCTGCACGTCTGGACCATCAAAGGCTATTTCGAAACCATTGATAACTCACTGGAAGAAGCCGCGGCACTGGATGGCGCAACCCCATGGCAAGCTTTCCGGCTGGTGCTGTTACCCCTGTCGGTGCCGATTTTAGCCGTAGTGTTTATTCTGTCGTTTATCGCTGCTATCACCGAAGTCCCGGTGGCATCACTGCTATTGCGTGATGTGAACAGCTACACGCTGGCGGTGGGTATGCAGCAATATTTGAATCCGCAAAACTATCTGTGGGGAGATTTCGCCGCTGCTGCGGTACTGTCTGCCATTCCCATCACCGCAGTCTTCCTGCTGGCACAACGCTGGCTGGTAGGTGGCTTAACGGCAGGTGGGGTGAAGGGTTAA
- the malF gene encoding maltose ABC transporter permease MalF, which yields MQLSHTEFESRKKKTAWWQSDALKWLIIGTLSLFTCYLIVLMYAQGEYLFAIVTLILVSLGLYVFANRRAYAWRYVYPGVAGMGLFVLFPLICTIAIAFTNYSSTNQLTFERAQSVLMDRQFQTGKTFTFGLYPSDNQWRLQLTNPDDSSVLISAPFSLDATGEKKVTVAPASTEQTGERASLRIITQNRQALGELVALLPGGGELRMSSLRQFSATSPLYKLGADGKELLNQQTGVIYRPNPDVGFYQAINADGQWQNEKLSPGFTVTIGWKNFLRVLHDEGIQKPFISIFIWTIIFSLMTVVLTVAVGMVLACVVQWDSLKGKAVYRVLLILPYAVPSFISILIFKGLFNQSFGEINLMLSSLFGIKPAWFSDPITAKSMILIVNTWLGYPYMMILCMGLLKAIPDDLYEASAMDGAGPFQNFFRITLPLLIKPLTPLMIASFAFNFNNFVLIQLLTNGGPDMIGTTTPAGYTDLLVSYTYRIAFEGGGGQDFGLAAAIATLIFILVGALAILNLKASKMNFD from the coding sequence ATGCAGTTATCCCACACCGAGTTCGAAAGTCGTAAAAAGAAAACCGCCTGGTGGCAGAGTGATGCGCTTAAATGGCTGATTATCGGTACATTAAGCCTATTCACCTGCTACTTGATCGTCTTGATGTATGCTCAGGGTGAATATCTTTTTGCCATCGTGACGCTAATTTTGGTGAGTTTGGGGCTGTATGTCTTTGCCAATCGTCGCGCCTATGCCTGGCGCTATGTTTATCCCGGCGTGGCAGGTATGGGGCTGTTTGTGCTATTCCCCCTGATTTGCACTATCGCCATCGCTTTTACCAACTACAGCAGTACCAACCAATTAACCTTTGAGCGCGCCCAATCGGTATTAATGGATCGGCAATTTCAGACCGGTAAAACCTTTACCTTTGGTCTTTATCCCAGTGATAACCAATGGCGCTTACAGCTTACCAACCCTGATGACAGCTCTGTTTTGATTTCCGCGCCTTTCAGCCTCGATGCAACGGGTGAGAAAAAAGTAACCGTCGCCCCCGCCAGCACTGAACAGACCGGCGAGCGCGCGTCACTGCGCATCATTACTCAGAATCGCCAGGCACTCGGTGAGTTGGTCGCACTGCTGCCCGGTGGTGGCGAACTGCGCATGAGTTCACTGCGCCAGTTCTCAGCTACCAGCCCACTCTATAAACTGGGCGCTGACGGTAAAGAGCTGCTCAATCAGCAAACCGGTGTTATCTATCGGCCAAACCCTGATGTCGGTTTTTACCAAGCCATTAACGCCGACGGCCAGTGGCAAAACGAAAAACTTAGTCCCGGCTTTACTGTCACTATCGGCTGGAAAAACTTCCTGCGGGTGCTGCATGATGAAGGGATACAGAAGCCTTTTATCTCCATCTTTATCTGGACCATTATTTTCTCGCTAATGACCGTGGTACTGACCGTTGCTGTCGGTATGGTTTTAGCTTGTGTGGTGCAATGGGATTCATTAAAAGGTAAAGCGGTTTATCGCGTGCTGTTAATACTGCCCTATGCGGTACCGTCGTTTATTTCAATCTTGATTTTCAAAGGGTTATTTAACCAAAGCTTTGGTGAAATCAACCTGATGCTAAGTAGCCTGTTTGGCATCAAGCCCGCCTGGTTCAGTGACCCCATTACCGCGAAAAGCATGATTTTGATCGTCAACACCTGGCTCGGCTATCCCTACATGATGATTCTGTGCATGGGGCTACTCAAAGCGATTCCCGACGACTTATATGAAGCCTCGGCAATGGATGGCGCAGGCCCGTTCCAGAACTTCTTCCGTATCACGTTGCCACTGCTGATTAAGCCGCTGACACCGCTGATGATTGCCAGTTTCGCCTTTAACTTTAACAACTTTGTGTTGATTCAGTTATTGACCAACGGCGGCCCGGATATGATTGGCACCACCACGCCAGCAGGCTATACCGACTTGCTGGTCAGCTACACCTACCGTATTGCCTTTGAAGGGGGCGGCGGCCAGGACTTTGGCTTGGCGGCGGCAATTGCCACTCTGATTTTCATTCTGGTCGGCGCGCTCGCGATACTGAATCTGAAAGCCAGCAAAATGAACTTTGACTAA
- the malE gene encoding maltose/maltodextrin ABC transporter substrate-binding protein MalE codes for MTRSFTKSGIGKTARVLALSALATLVLSSSAFAKIEEGKLVIWINGDKGYNGLAEVGKKFEKDTGIKVTIEHPDKLEEKFPQVAATGDGPDIIFWAHDRFGGYAQSGLLAELHPSKAFQDKLFPFTWDAVRFNGKLIGYPVAVEALSLIYNKDLVKEAPKTWEEIPALDKTLRANGKSAIMWNLQEPYFTWPVIAADGGYAFKFANGVYDVKNVGVNNAGAKAGLQFIVDLVKNKHINADTDYSIAEAAFNKGETAMTINGPWAWSNIDKSKINYGVTLLPTFHGQPSKPFVGVLTAGINAASPNKELATEFLENYLLTDQGLAEVNKDKPLGAVALKSFQEQLAKDPRIAATMDNATKGEIMPNIPQMAAFWYATRSAVLNAISGRQTVEAALNDAATRITK; via the coding sequence ATGACTCGCAGCTTCACAAAATCCGGCATTGGTAAGACCGCACGTGTTTTGGCTCTTTCAGCGTTAGCCACGCTGGTGCTCTCTTCCTCTGCTTTTGCCAAGATTGAAGAAGGTAAACTGGTTATCTGGATCAATGGCGATAAAGGCTATAACGGGTTGGCGGAAGTCGGTAAGAAGTTCGAGAAAGATACCGGCATCAAAGTCACTATCGAGCACCCAGACAAACTGGAAGAGAAATTCCCGCAAGTGGCTGCCACCGGTGATGGCCCGGACATTATTTTCTGGGCTCATGACCGCTTTGGCGGTTACGCACAATCCGGTTTGTTGGCTGAACTGCACCCTTCTAAAGCCTTCCAAGACAAATTGTTCCCGTTCACTTGGGACGCCGTTCGCTTTAACGGCAAACTGATTGGTTACCCGGTCGCGGTTGAGGCACTGTCTCTGATTTACAATAAAGACTTAGTGAAAGAAGCACCGAAAACGTGGGAAGAAATCCCAGCGCTGGATAAAACACTGCGTGCTAATGGCAAGAGCGCCATCATGTGGAACCTGCAAGAACCCTACTTCACTTGGCCAGTTATCGCCGCTGACGGCGGTTATGCCTTTAAATTTGCAAACGGTGTATATGATGTGAAAAACGTTGGCGTGAACAACGCTGGCGCGAAAGCCGGTCTGCAATTTATTGTCGATCTGGTGAAGAACAAGCACATCAATGCCGATACAGATTACTCCATTGCAGAAGCGGCCTTCAACAAGGGTGAAACAGCAATGACCATCAATGGCCCATGGGCATGGTCCAACATTGATAAGAGCAAAATCAATTACGGTGTGACCTTGCTGCCAACCTTCCATGGTCAGCCATCCAAACCGTTCGTCGGCGTGTTGACTGCCGGTATTAACGCTGCCAGCCCGAATAAAGAACTGGCAACTGAATTCCTGGAAAACTACCTGCTGACCGATCAAGGTTTGGCTGAAGTGAATAAAGACAAGCCTCTGGGCGCAGTGGCATTGAAATCATTCCAAGAACAATTGGCAAAAGACCCACGCATTGCCGCAACTATGGATAACGCCACCAAGGGTGAAATTATGCCAAATATTCCACAAATGGCGGCCTTCTGGTATGCCACCCGCAGTGCGGTACTGAACGCCATCAGCGGGCGTCAAACGGTAGAGGCTGCACTGAACGACGCAGCAACGCGTATTACCAAATAA
- the malK gene encoding maltose/maltodextrin ABC transporter ATP-binding protein MalK produces MANVTLSGVYKAFGEAVISRDINLEIDDGEFVVFVGPSGCGKSTLLRMIAGLEDITSGELLIGGKRMNEVPPSERGIGMVFQSYALYPHLSVAENMSFGLKLAGAKKAEINQRVNQVAEVLQLAHLLDRRPKALSGGQRQRVAIGRTLVAEPDVFLLDEPLSNLDAALRVQMRIEISRLHKRLQRTMIYVTHDQVEAMTLADKIVVLDAGNVAQVGKPLELYHYPANRFVAGFIGSPKMNFLPVKVTAVEPRQVQIELPNPNGQLVWLPVEGTQVQVGANMSLGIRPEHLLPSSASEVTLEGEIQVVEQLGNETQIHIQIPAIRQNLVYRQNDVVLVEEGATFAIGLPPQRCHLFREDGTACKRLYQELGV; encoded by the coding sequence ATGGCTAATGTAACGCTGAGCGGCGTTTATAAGGCCTTTGGTGAGGCTGTGATCTCCAGAGATATCAATCTGGAGATCGATGACGGTGAGTTTGTGGTGTTTGTTGGCCCATCAGGGTGTGGAAAGTCAACGCTGCTGCGGATGATTGCCGGTCTTGAGGACATTACCTCGGGTGAGTTGCTGATTGGTGGTAAACGGATGAACGAAGTGCCGCCATCTGAACGCGGCATTGGCATGGTGTTTCAGTCATATGCGCTTTATCCCCATCTGTCTGTCGCAGAGAACATGTCGTTCGGTCTGAAATTGGCAGGCGCGAAGAAAGCCGAGATTAACCAACGGGTGAATCAGGTAGCCGAAGTGCTGCAATTGGCTCACCTGCTGGACCGGCGGCCAAAAGCGCTATCCGGTGGTCAACGCCAGCGTGTGGCAATTGGCCGGACACTGGTCGCTGAGCCGGATGTTTTTCTGCTCGATGAACCCCTGTCCAACCTGGATGCGGCACTGCGGGTGCAGATGCGCATTGAGATCTCGCGCCTCCACAAGCGCCTGCAACGCACCATGATTTATGTCACCCATGACCAAGTGGAAGCGATGACGCTGGCGGACAAAATTGTGGTGCTGGATGCCGGCAATGTTGCACAGGTAGGCAAGCCGCTGGAGCTGTATCACTACCCAGCCAATCGCTTTGTTGCGGGCTTTATCGGCTCGCCAAAAATGAATTTTTTACCGGTTAAAGTGACCGCCGTTGAACCTCGTCAGGTACAGATTGAACTGCCAAATCCAAATGGCCAGTTAGTGTGGCTGCCGGTGGAAGGTACTCAGGTTCAGGTCGGTGCAAATATGTCTTTGGGTATTCGCCCGGAACATCTGCTACCAAGCAGTGCCTCTGAAGTCACGCTGGAAGGTGAGATTCAGGTGGTAGAGCAACTGGGTAATGAAACTCAAATTCACATCCAAATCCCGGCAATACGTCAGAACCTGGTCTACCGCCAGAACGACGTGGTGCTGGTAGAAGAAGGTGCAACATTCGCTATTGGCCTGCCGCCGCAACGCTGTCATCTGTTCCGTGAGGACGGCACTGCGTGTAAGCGGTTGTATCAGGAACTGGGCGTCTAG
- a CDS encoding maltoporin: MMTTLRKLPIALAVAAGVLSTQAMAVDFHGYARSGIGWTGSGGEQQCFKATGAQSKYRLGNECETYAEIKLGQELWKEGDKSFYFDTNVAYSVSQRDDWESTSPAFREANVQGKNLIEWLPGSTMWAGKRFYQRHDVHMIDFYYWDISGPGAGVEAIDLGFGKLSLAATRNSEAGGSSAWIDNQRKDADHTVNDVFDVRLAGLETNPGGTLEFGVDYGRANTQDDYSLAPGASKDGVMLTAEHTQSMMGGFNKFVLQYATDSMTSYNSGHSQGTSVNNNGSMLRVIDHGAINLAEKWDMMYVALYQDTDWDNKNGTTWYSVGVRPMYKWTPIMSTLLEAGYDNVKSQRTGDRNGQYKLTLAQQWQAGDSIWSRPAIRVFATYANWDEKWGYNDVKGSVDNGLAENGTIGTNSRGKSNEVTFGAQFEAWW; encoded by the coding sequence CTGATGACTACTCTGCGCAAGTTACCGATAGCACTGGCTGTTGCCGCTGGTGTTCTTTCCACTCAAGCTATGGCTGTTGATTTCCACGGATATGCACGTTCCGGTATCGGTTGGACAGGAAGCGGTGGCGAACAGCAATGTTTCAAAGCTACCGGCGCCCAAAGTAAATACCGTCTGGGTAACGAGTGCGAAACTTATGCGGAAATTAAATTAGGCCAGGAATTGTGGAAAGAAGGCGACAAGAGCTTCTACTTCGATACCAACGTGGCGTATTCCGTTTCACAGCGTGATGACTGGGAGTCAACATCTCCCGCATTCCGTGAAGCTAACGTGCAGGGTAAAAATTTGATCGAATGGTTACCGGGTTCCACCATGTGGGCAGGTAAACGCTTCTATCAACGTCATGACGTCCATATGATTGACTTCTACTACTGGGATATCTCAGGTCCAGGTGCAGGTGTAGAAGCTATTGATCTGGGCTTCGGTAAGTTATCTCTGGCAGCAACCCGTAACTCAGAAGCGGGTGGTTCAAGTGCCTGGATCGATAACCAACGCAAAGATGCTGACCACACGGTCAACGATGTCTTTGACGTGCGTTTGGCTGGGCTGGAAACCAACCCAGGCGGGACACTGGAGTTCGGTGTAGATTACGGTCGTGCTAATACTCAGGACGACTACTCTCTGGCACCGGGTGCTTCTAAAGATGGCGTGATGCTGACGGCTGAGCATACGCAAAGCATGATGGGTGGCTTCAACAAATTTGTACTGCAATATGCCACCGACTCTATGACTTCTTACAATAGCGGTCACTCACAAGGTACTTCAGTCAACAATAACGGCAGTATGTTACGTGTCATTGACCACGGTGCCATCAACCTGGCTGAGAAGTGGGACATGATGTACGTCGCGTTGTATCAGGACACTGACTGGGACAACAAAAACGGCACCACGTGGTACAGCGTGGGTGTCCGTCCGATGTACAAATGGACCCCAATCATGAGTACCTTACTGGAAGCGGGCTATGACAATGTTAAGTCACAACGCACCGGTGACCGTAACGGCCAGTACAAACTGACGCTGGCGCAACAATGGCAGGCAGGCGATAGCATCTGGTCACGCCCGGCAATTCGTGTCTTCGCAACTTATGCTAACTGGGATGAGAAGTGGGGCTATAACGATGTCAAAGGCAGTGTTGACAATGGGTTAGCAGAAAACGGAACTATCGGTACTAACAGCCGCGGTAAAAGTAACGAAGTCACCTTTGGTGCACAATTCGAAGCTTGGTGGTAA
- the malM gene encoding maltose operon protein MalM: protein MKKNLLSLCLALALGVTAPLAVQAESTISPANVSIAPTISSATLQQLPWQPLVPPATQDIKLTAASPQISQGNVEGAVAAFALPADRGSMEITLSSLVTDNQLFSPSVLVLDEQMRPAAYYPSSYFTYEKAGIMTNDRLQGIMKLTPALGQKQIYLLVYTTRDDLAKTTKLLDPAKAYAMGVGNAVPDIPDPIAKHTPTGNLKIKATAEQGMGNVMIGLIQSAPTTAPVVVGNSAQPAAVAAPAAKPAEPMLSETENYFNQAIKDAVKAGDVDKALKLLNEAEHLGSTSARKTFIGSVKGKG, encoded by the coding sequence ATGAAAAAGAATCTACTGTCACTTTGTCTGGCATTGGCTCTAGGGGTCACTGCACCTCTGGCGGTGCAAGCAGAGTCAACTATTTCTCCGGCGAATGTTTCTATCGCGCCGACGATCAGTTCCGCCACTTTACAGCAGTTGCCATGGCAGCCATTAGTGCCACCGGCTACGCAGGACATCAAACTGACTGCCGCCAGCCCGCAAATCTCTCAAGGGAATGTTGAAGGGGCTGTTGCCGCTTTTGCTTTACCCGCCGATCGTGGATCGATGGAGATCACGCTGAGCAGTTTAGTGACTGATAATCAGCTATTTTCCCCTAGTGTATTAGTGTTAGACGAGCAAATGCGCCCAGCCGCTTACTATCCGTCCAGTTATTTCACTTATGAAAAAGCAGGCATCATGACCAATGATCGTCTGCAAGGGATAATGAAACTGACTCCGGCACTGGGCCAGAAACAAATTTATCTGCTGGTTTATACCACCCGTGACGATTTAGCAAAAACCACCAAGTTACTTGATCCGGCCAAAGCTTATGCCATGGGCGTAGGCAATGCGGTACCGGATATCCCAGATCCTATCGCGAAACACACCCCAACAGGCAACCTGAAAATCAAGGCCACGGCTGAACAGGGGATGGGTAACGTTATGATTGGCTTAATACAGTCGGCACCGACGACAGCTCCGGTTGTCGTAGGCAACAGCGCTCAACCTGCTGCGGTGGCAGCCCCGGCGGCAAAACCTGCGGAGCCAATGCTGAGTGAGACTGAAAACTACTTCAACCAAGCGATTAAAGATGCGGTGAAAGCCGGTGATGTCGATAAGGCGCTGAAATTGTTGAACGAAGCGGAACATTTGGGCTCAACTTCAGCCCGAAAAACCTTTATTGGTAGTGTAAAAGGCAAGGGTTAA
- the ubiC gene encoding chorismate lyase — protein sequence MSTGDASIIKPIQWCAIDQPNFPADIADWLMELGSMTRRFEQHCQRVHVEPQRECFITRNELGEDAEHLPVSERYWLREIILCGDNEPWLLGRTVIPEQTLSGPDRALVDLGTLPLGRYLFGGDNLSRDYIQVGRQNELWARRSLLRLSGKPLLLTEVFLPASPLYSV from the coding sequence ATGTCTACCGGCGATGCATCAATTATAAAACCTATCCAATGGTGTGCCATTGATCAGCCAAATTTTCCTGCTGATATCGCTGATTGGTTGATGGAATTGGGGTCGATGACCCGGCGTTTTGAGCAACATTGCCAACGAGTCCATGTCGAACCCCAGCGAGAATGCTTTATTACGCGTAATGAGTTAGGGGAAGATGCAGAGCACTTACCTGTAAGCGAACGCTATTGGCTGCGGGAAATCATTTTGTGTGGTGATAATGAGCCTTGGTTGCTTGGGCGCACGGTTATCCCAGAGCAGACACTGTCTGGCCCAGATAGGGCGCTGGTGGATTTGGGCACCCTCCCACTCGGGCGCTATTTATTTGGTGGGGACAATTTAAGCCGTGATTATATTCAAGTGGGGCGGCAGAATGAACTTTGGGCGCGCCGCTCGTTGCTGCGTCTGTCAGGCAAACCCCTGTTACTGACGGAAGTTTTTTTACCGGCCTCGCCACTGTATTCGGTTTAA
- the ubiA gene encoding 4-hydroxybenzoate octaprenyltransferase, producing the protein MKGSTVQTKWQAYCRLMRIDKPIGSLLLLWPTLWALWLAGQGIPETKILIVFVLGVFFMRAAGCVVNDYADRNIDGFVKRTASRPLPSGIISERESKILFVVLVLLSFGLVLTLNSMTIWLSLAALALAWTYPFMKRVTHLPQVVLGAAFGWSIPMGFAALSESLPLVCWLLLLANICWTVAYDTQYAMVDRDDDLKIGVKSTAILFGQHDKLIIGLLQLATLVLMVAIGWLMGLGGAFYWSILLAGALFIHQQKMITQRDRDACFRAFLNNNYVGLVLFLGILISYWQ; encoded by the coding sequence TTGAAGGGAAGTACTGTTCAGACCAAATGGCAGGCTTATTGCCGTTTAATGCGGATTGATAAGCCTATTGGCTCGTTGTTGCTATTGTGGCCGACGTTGTGGGCATTATGGCTGGCGGGGCAGGGTATCCCAGAAACCAAAATACTGATTGTGTTTGTCTTGGGTGTGTTTTTTATGCGTGCGGCCGGTTGTGTCGTCAATGATTATGCTGATCGAAATATTGATGGTTTTGTAAAGCGCACCGCATCCCGCCCGTTACCCAGTGGCATTATCAGTGAACGAGAGAGCAAAATCCTGTTTGTGGTATTGGTACTGCTCTCGTTTGGTCTGGTATTAACCCTTAATAGCATGACCATTTGGTTATCATTGGCAGCACTGGCTTTAGCCTGGACTTATCCGTTTATGAAGCGGGTCACTCATCTACCCCAAGTGGTATTAGGTGCAGCTTTTGGCTGGTCGATACCTATGGGTTTTGCTGCGCTGAGTGAGAGTTTACCCCTGGTTTGTTGGCTGTTATTACTGGCGAACATTTGCTGGACCGTCGCTTATGACACGCAATACGCAATGGTTGATCGCGACGATGACCTGAAGATTGGGGTTAAATCCACGGCGATTTTATTTGGTCAACACGACAAGCTGATTATAGGGTTGTTGCAACTGGCAACCCTGGTGTTGATGGTTGCTATCGGCTGGCTGATGGGGTTGGGTGGCGCATTCTATTGGTCAATCCTGCTGGCGGGTGCCTTGTTTATCCACCAACAAAAGATGATTACTCAGCGTGACCGTGACGCCTGCTTCCGTGCGTTTTTGAATAATAATTACGTTGGGCTGGTGTTGTTTTTAGGCATTCTGATTAGTTATTGGCAGTAA